ATGATAACTCGCCAGTAACGCATCTTCTCCTCTAAACCTTCAACATCCTGATCCTTCACCGCGCCTGAGAAGCCTGGTACCAGGTCAAGCATCTTCTTCAACGACCCCATCTTTGTGATCTGCTCAAGCTGATAGTAGAGGTCGTCAATAGTCATCTTGCCGGAGGTGATCCGCTGAATCTTCTTGGTATCAGCCTCGAGCTCCAGATCCTTGACGCGGTCAAGAAGAGCTTTGAGATCACCCATATCCAGCAGCCGACCGACAAACCGGGTAGGAGAGAACTGCTCCAAATCATCAATCCGCTCACCTGTCCCGATGAAGGTGATCTTCGCACCTGTAGCCGCTGCAGCAGCTAAAGCACCTCCGCCTTTAGCGGCGCCGTCGAGCTTCGTGATAATGATGCCGCCCACAGGAACAGCCTTATGGAACGCTTCAGCCTGATTGTAACACTGCTGCCCAATCGTGCCGTCAATCACTAGAAGAACACGGTCAGGGTTAATGCGGTTACGGATCTGCTGCATCTCGTCGAGAAGACCCTTCTCCTCTTTATGCCTACCAGAAGTGTCAACGATTACCGCCGTCTTACCTTGCTCCCTGAACCTCTTGACGCCTTCAGCCGCCACTTTAACAGCATCCTTGCTCTTCTCCTCCCCGTAAACAGGCACATTCACCTTTTCGCACAGCATCTGAAGCTGAGTTAAAGCACCTGGACGGAAGGTGTCAGCACCCACCACACCGACGCTGAAGCCTTGTTTAGACAGGTATCTCGCAAGCTTACCGGCGACTGTTGTCTTGCCGCTGCCCTGAATTCCGATAAGCATGATAACGTTATTTTTATCGGTTGGAAGTGTGAACGGGCTCTCTTCACCAAGAATCTTCGAGAGCTCTTCGTAAAGAATCTTTACAACATGATCTTTACGCGGAAGACCAGGTGGAGGCTTCTCATTCAGAGCACGCTCCTCAATCTTCTTAGAGGTCTCAAGAACAAGCTTTACGTTAACATCAGCCTGAAGCAACGTGCGCTGAAGATCTCTAACAAACTCTTTGACCGTCGCCTCATCAATAGCCCCGGCTCCGAGGAGGTTCTTTACAGTCTTCCTAAGACCATCCTGAAGACCTGAGAGCATAATATATCTCTAAGATTAGCTCCTTCGATCCGCAATATTAACTCTTTTGGACGACGCATCGTGCCGCCTAGTTAAGATGCGCATCTCTAGCGTGAAAGACTTATCTGCCATGCCGGTTCAAACGACGGCAGAAATGGTTGGGCTAAGGGCACTGGTCTCAATAGGGGTAATTATCCTTCTAGCGGCCGCATTGGGATACGTAGTCGGGCGCGTCTCGACGTCGGAAGAACCGGTGAGCACAACTACAACCACCTCGATCACGACTACAACTCAGACTGCCATAGCCTATGTTACCGTAACTGAGAGAAAAACCACCACCATCACTACCACACTTAGCACCGATGTTAGGGAGCCGCCGCGTACGCTACCGCCGCCCGCTAACTCTTCGGCAGTCATCAGAGGATACCTTCTTCTTAACGGCAGTATCTTTGTGATTCTCTCTATTGACAAGCCTGTGTACTCGTTAGGAGGAGATATGCACGTCAAGGGTACGGTGACTAACCTTACTCCAGATGATGTAACGATTCGTATCGATAATGCGCTCATTTGGGTGGAAAACATCACCGGAGCGACAGTCTGGATTTACCCTGAATCCAACGCTGCAGTCATAATCGGTC
This window of the Nitrososphaerota archaeon genome carries:
- a CDS encoding signal recognition particle receptor subunit alpha — encoded protein: MLSGLQDGLRKTVKNLLGAGAIDEATVKEFVRDLQRTLLQADVNVKLVLETSKKIEERALNEKPPPGLPRKDHVVKILYEELSKILGEESPFTLPTDKNNVIMLIGIQGSGKTTVAGKLARYLSKQGFSVGVVGADTFRPGALTQLQMLCEKVNVPVYGEEKSKDAVKVAAEGVKRFREQGKTAVIVDTSGRHKEEKGLLDEMQQIRNRINPDRVLLVIDGTIGQQCYNQAEAFHKAVPVGGIIITKLDGAAKGGGALAAAAATGAKITFIGTGERIDDLEQFSPTRFVGRLLDMGDLKALLDRVKDLELEADTKKIQRITSGKMTIDDLYYQLEQITKMGSLKKMLDLVPGFSGAVKDQDVEGLEEKMRYWRVIIQSMNKAERADPDILNSSRIHRIADGSGTTEKDVKDMMARYRQTKSVMKASRGRQFRQMMKRLEQQ